In one Triplophysa rosa linkage group LG13, Trosa_1v2, whole genome shotgun sequence genomic region, the following are encoded:
- the pcdh10b gene encoding protocadherin-10b isoform X1 — MFVFLLLLCLADGVVSQIRYSVPEEAEHGTFVGNIAEDLGLDLTKLSSRRFQVVPSSRTPYLEVNLENGVLFVNEKIDRERICKQTASCLLHLEVFLENPLELFRVEIEVVDINDNPPSFPETDITVEISESATPGTRFPLESAYDPDVGSNALRTYDITNNNYFYLDVQTQTDGNKFAELVLEKPLDREQQAMHRYVLTAVDGGQPPRTGTALLVVRVLDSNDNVPVFDQPVYSVNLAENAPVGTLVIQLNATDSDEGPNGEVIYSFSNHISGRVKELFDIDARTGRIEVRGEVDFEESSLYQIYVQAKDMGPNAVPAHCKVLVKVTDVNDNAPEIIFSTVTESVSENAATGTVIALLSVTDKDSEENGQTHVEILGDVPFKLKTSFRNYYTIVTDGPLNRETVEAYTVTVVARDKGIPSLASSKSIKVHVSDENDNAPTFTQPVYDVYVTENNVPGAYIYAVSAVDPDVGQNAYITYSIVECEIQGMSVVTYVSINSENGYLYALRSFDYEQLKDFSFMVQARDSGSPDLWSNTTVNVIIVDQNDNAPSVIAPLGKNGTAREPLPRSAEPGYLVTRIVAMDADDGENARLSYSIQRGNENGMFRMDWRTGELRTARRVSAKRDPQQLYELLIEVRDHGQPPMSCSAVVQVTLVDSLVEGHSGERGSAKAKDASLDLTLILIIALGSVSFIFLLAMIVLAVRCQKDKKLNIYSTCLASDCCCLVGCGSCGSGGCCGRQARAARKKKKLSKSDIMLVQSTNTANVSVASAAQVPVEESGSFGSLHQSQNYCYQVCLTPESAKTDLMFLKACSPSRSNDTDHNPCGAIVTGYTDQQQPDIISNGSLLSSETKHQRAELSYLVDRPRRVNSSAFQEADIVSSKDSGHGDSEQGDSDHDAMHRGHSTGADLFSNCTEECKALGHSDRCWMPSFMPTEARQGADYRSNLHVPGMDSVPDSEVFEGETLAGDQSFSTFGKETPHHPNQMHQHQHHQHHLNASTLERKEFDALLCNSRMPYKAACLSRKRIC; from the exons atgtttgtatttttgctcCTGCTGTGTCTCGCGGATGGGGTAGTTTCGCAGATACGTTACTCTGTGCCCGAGGAAGCGGAGCATGGCACGTTTGTGGGAAATATCGCAGAGGATTTGGGACTGGACCTTACGAAACTTTCATCGCGCCGATTTCAGGTGGTGCCCAGCTCGCGGACGCCGTACCTGGAAGTAAACTTGGAAAACGGGGTGCTTTTCGTGAACGAGAAAATCGACCGTGAGCGCATCTGTAAGCAGACTGCCAGCTGTTTGCTTCACCTGGAGGTGTTCCTGGAGAACCCACTCGAGCTCTTTCGCGTGGAGATAGAGGTGGTGGACATCAACGACAACCCGCCGAGCTTTCCGGAGACGGACATCACCGTGGAAATATCCGAGAGCGCGACCCCTGGTACGCGCTTCCCTTTGGAGAGCGCCTACGACCCGGATGTAGGTAGTAACGCACTGCGCACCTACGACATCACCAACAACAACTATTTCTACCTAGACGTGCAAACGCAAACGGACGGCAACAAATTCGCAGAGCTGGTTTTGGAAAAGCCGTTGGATCGAGAACAGCAGGCAATGCACCGTTATGTTCTCACGGCCGTGGACGGTGGCCAACCTCCTCGGACTGGGACAGCATTGCTTGTGGTCAGAGTGCTCGACTCCAACGACAACGTCCCCGTGTTTGATCAGCCGGTATACTCTGTGAACCTGGCAGAAAACGCGCCCGTGGGCACGCTCGTGATCCAACTTAACGCCACCGATTCAGACGAGGGCCCTAATGGAGAGGTAATTTACTCGTTCAGCAACCACATCTCGGGTAGAGTAAAAGAACTGTTTGATATTGATGCTAGAACGGGCCGAATAGAGGTCAGAGGCGAGGTGGACTTTGAGGAAAGCAGCTTGTATCAGATTTACGTTCAAGCGAAAGATATGGGACCAAACGCCGTGCCCGCGCATTGTAAAGTTTTGGTAAAAGTGACAGACGTGAATGACAACGCACCTGAGATCATCTTCAGCACAGTCACGGAGTCCGTGAGTGAAAACGCAGCCACGGGTACCGTCATCGCTCTGCTCAGCGTCACAGATAAGGACTCGGAAGAAAACGGACAGACTCATGTGGAGATTCTTGGCGACGTcccttttaaacttaaaacctCATTCAGAAATTATTATACTATTGTAACTGACGGTCCTCTCAATAGAGAGACTGTAGAGGCGTACACTGTCACTGTGGTTGCAAGAGATAAAGGAATTCCATCTTTGGCGAGCAGCAAATCAATCAAAGTGCACGTGTCAGACGAGAACGACAACGCGCCCACTTTTACGCAGCCCGTTTATGATGTGTATGTGACTGAAAACAACGTCCCCGGTGCTTATATCTACGCTGTCAGTGCCGTTGACCCTGACGTCGGACAGAATGCTTATATAACTTACTCCATAGTGGAGTGCGAGATCCAGGGTATGTCAGTGGTCACGTATGTGTCCATCAACTCGGAGAATGGTTATCTCTACGCTCTCAGATCATTTGATTATGAGCAACTAAAAGACTTCAGCTTTATGGTTCAAGCCAGAGACTCGGGCAGCCCCGATTTGTGGTCCAACACCACGGTAAATGTAATTATTGTGGATCAAAACGATAACGCGCCGTCTGTGATTGCGCCTCTCGGAAAAAATGGCACCGCGCGGGAGCCTTTGCCGCGCTCTGCTGAACCGGGCTATTTGGTTACGCGCATTGTCGCCATGGATGCAGATGATGGAGAGAACGCGCGTTTGTCCTATAGTATACAGCGAGGCAACGAGAATGGGATGTTCCGAATGGACTGGCGTACCGGGGAGTTGCGCACGGCCCGTCGGGTATCAGCTAAACGAGACCCACAACAGCTTTATGAGCTGCTGATAGAAGTAAGAGATCACGGGCAGCCTCCCATGTCTTGTAGCGCAGTCGTGCAGGTTACACTGGTAGACAGTCTCGTAGAGGGTCACAGTGGAGAGCGCGGCTCTGCCAAGGCCAAAGACGCGTCTCTTGATCTGACACTCATTCTCATAATCGCGCTTGGCTCAGTCTCCTTTATCTTTCTGCTGGCCATGATTGTCCTGGCCGTGCGCTGTCAGAAGGACAAAAAGCTAAACATTTACAGCACCTGTCTGGCGAGCGACTGCTGCTGCCTCGTTGGCTGCGGGTCGTGCGGATCGGGCGGCTGCTGCGGGCGTCAGGCCAGAGCCGCCCGAAAAAAGAAGAAACTGAGCAAGTCGGACATCATGCTGGTACAGAGCACCAACACGGCCAACGTGAGCGTGGCGAGCGCCGCGCAGGTACCCGTGGAGGAATCGGGAAGCTTCGGCTCCCTGCATCAGAGCCAGAATTACTGTTACCAGGTCTGTCTGACTCCAGAATCGGCCAAAACGGACTTGATGTTCCTCAAGGCCTGCAGCCCGTCGCGCAGCAACGACACCGACCACAACCCGTGCGGAGCCATAGTGACCGGCTATACTGACCAACAGCAGCCGGACATCATATCAAACGGCAGCCTGCTCTCCAGTGAA ACAAAACACCAGAGAGCAGAGCTAAGTTATTTGGTTGACCGACCAAGGCGTGTTAACAG CTCTGCGTTTCAGGAGGCGGATATTGTGAGCTCAAAAGACAGCGGTCACGGAGACAGCGAGCAGGGAGACAGTGACCATGATGCCATGCATCGCGGACATTCCACTG GAGCAGACCTGTTCTCCAACTGCACAGAAGAGTGCAAGGCCCTCGGCCACTCAGATCGCTGCTGGATGCCAAGTTTTATGCCCACCGAGGCGCGACAGGGCGCAGATTACCGCAGCAACCTGCACGTGCCGGGCATGGACTCCGTGCCCGACTCTGAGGTATTTGAGGGCGAGACGTTGGCGGGCGATCAGTCATTCTCCACCTTTGGCAAAGAGACGCCACACCACCCCAACCAGATGCACCAACACCAACACCATCAACACCACCTCAATGCTTCCACGCTAGAGAGGAAAGAGTTCGATGCACTTCTGTGTAACTCGCGCATGCCTTACAAAGCCGCCTGTCTGT cgCGGAAAAGGATTTGCTAG
- the pcdh10b gene encoding protocadherin-10b isoform X2 has product MFVFLLLLCLADGVVSQIRYSVPEEAEHGTFVGNIAEDLGLDLTKLSSRRFQVVPSSRTPYLEVNLENGVLFVNEKIDRERICKQTASCLLHLEVFLENPLELFRVEIEVVDINDNPPSFPETDITVEISESATPGTRFPLESAYDPDVGSNALRTYDITNNNYFYLDVQTQTDGNKFAELVLEKPLDREQQAMHRYVLTAVDGGQPPRTGTALLVVRVLDSNDNVPVFDQPVYSVNLAENAPVGTLVIQLNATDSDEGPNGEVIYSFSNHISGRVKELFDIDARTGRIEVRGEVDFEESSLYQIYVQAKDMGPNAVPAHCKVLVKVTDVNDNAPEIIFSTVTESVSENAATGTVIALLSVTDKDSEENGQTHVEILGDVPFKLKTSFRNYYTIVTDGPLNRETVEAYTVTVVARDKGIPSLASSKSIKVHVSDENDNAPTFTQPVYDVYVTENNVPGAYIYAVSAVDPDVGQNAYITYSIVECEIQGMSVVTYVSINSENGYLYALRSFDYEQLKDFSFMVQARDSGSPDLWSNTTVNVIIVDQNDNAPSVIAPLGKNGTAREPLPRSAEPGYLVTRIVAMDADDGENARLSYSIQRGNENGMFRMDWRTGELRTARRVSAKRDPQQLYELLIEVRDHGQPPMSCSAVVQVTLVDSLVEGHSGERGSAKAKDASLDLTLILIIALGSVSFIFLLAMIVLAVRCQKDKKLNIYSTCLASDCCCLVGCGSCGSGGCCGRQARAARKKKKLSKSDIMLVQSTNTANVSVASAAQVPVEESGSFGSLHQSQNYCYQVCLTPESAKTDLMFLKACSPSRSNDTDHNPCGAIVTGYTDQQQPDIISNGSLLSSETKHQRAELSYLVDRPRRVNSSAFQEADIVSSKDSGHGDSEQGDSDHDAMHRGHSTGADLFSNCTEECKALGHSDRCWMPSFMPTEARQGADYRSNLHVPGMDSVPDSERGKGFASSFRVDIPETA; this is encoded by the exons atgtttgtatttttgctcCTGCTGTGTCTCGCGGATGGGGTAGTTTCGCAGATACGTTACTCTGTGCCCGAGGAAGCGGAGCATGGCACGTTTGTGGGAAATATCGCAGAGGATTTGGGACTGGACCTTACGAAACTTTCATCGCGCCGATTTCAGGTGGTGCCCAGCTCGCGGACGCCGTACCTGGAAGTAAACTTGGAAAACGGGGTGCTTTTCGTGAACGAGAAAATCGACCGTGAGCGCATCTGTAAGCAGACTGCCAGCTGTTTGCTTCACCTGGAGGTGTTCCTGGAGAACCCACTCGAGCTCTTTCGCGTGGAGATAGAGGTGGTGGACATCAACGACAACCCGCCGAGCTTTCCGGAGACGGACATCACCGTGGAAATATCCGAGAGCGCGACCCCTGGTACGCGCTTCCCTTTGGAGAGCGCCTACGACCCGGATGTAGGTAGTAACGCACTGCGCACCTACGACATCACCAACAACAACTATTTCTACCTAGACGTGCAAACGCAAACGGACGGCAACAAATTCGCAGAGCTGGTTTTGGAAAAGCCGTTGGATCGAGAACAGCAGGCAATGCACCGTTATGTTCTCACGGCCGTGGACGGTGGCCAACCTCCTCGGACTGGGACAGCATTGCTTGTGGTCAGAGTGCTCGACTCCAACGACAACGTCCCCGTGTTTGATCAGCCGGTATACTCTGTGAACCTGGCAGAAAACGCGCCCGTGGGCACGCTCGTGATCCAACTTAACGCCACCGATTCAGACGAGGGCCCTAATGGAGAGGTAATTTACTCGTTCAGCAACCACATCTCGGGTAGAGTAAAAGAACTGTTTGATATTGATGCTAGAACGGGCCGAATAGAGGTCAGAGGCGAGGTGGACTTTGAGGAAAGCAGCTTGTATCAGATTTACGTTCAAGCGAAAGATATGGGACCAAACGCCGTGCCCGCGCATTGTAAAGTTTTGGTAAAAGTGACAGACGTGAATGACAACGCACCTGAGATCATCTTCAGCACAGTCACGGAGTCCGTGAGTGAAAACGCAGCCACGGGTACCGTCATCGCTCTGCTCAGCGTCACAGATAAGGACTCGGAAGAAAACGGACAGACTCATGTGGAGATTCTTGGCGACGTcccttttaaacttaaaacctCATTCAGAAATTATTATACTATTGTAACTGACGGTCCTCTCAATAGAGAGACTGTAGAGGCGTACACTGTCACTGTGGTTGCAAGAGATAAAGGAATTCCATCTTTGGCGAGCAGCAAATCAATCAAAGTGCACGTGTCAGACGAGAACGACAACGCGCCCACTTTTACGCAGCCCGTTTATGATGTGTATGTGACTGAAAACAACGTCCCCGGTGCTTATATCTACGCTGTCAGTGCCGTTGACCCTGACGTCGGACAGAATGCTTATATAACTTACTCCATAGTGGAGTGCGAGATCCAGGGTATGTCAGTGGTCACGTATGTGTCCATCAACTCGGAGAATGGTTATCTCTACGCTCTCAGATCATTTGATTATGAGCAACTAAAAGACTTCAGCTTTATGGTTCAAGCCAGAGACTCGGGCAGCCCCGATTTGTGGTCCAACACCACGGTAAATGTAATTATTGTGGATCAAAACGATAACGCGCCGTCTGTGATTGCGCCTCTCGGAAAAAATGGCACCGCGCGGGAGCCTTTGCCGCGCTCTGCTGAACCGGGCTATTTGGTTACGCGCATTGTCGCCATGGATGCAGATGATGGAGAGAACGCGCGTTTGTCCTATAGTATACAGCGAGGCAACGAGAATGGGATGTTCCGAATGGACTGGCGTACCGGGGAGTTGCGCACGGCCCGTCGGGTATCAGCTAAACGAGACCCACAACAGCTTTATGAGCTGCTGATAGAAGTAAGAGATCACGGGCAGCCTCCCATGTCTTGTAGCGCAGTCGTGCAGGTTACACTGGTAGACAGTCTCGTAGAGGGTCACAGTGGAGAGCGCGGCTCTGCCAAGGCCAAAGACGCGTCTCTTGATCTGACACTCATTCTCATAATCGCGCTTGGCTCAGTCTCCTTTATCTTTCTGCTGGCCATGATTGTCCTGGCCGTGCGCTGTCAGAAGGACAAAAAGCTAAACATTTACAGCACCTGTCTGGCGAGCGACTGCTGCTGCCTCGTTGGCTGCGGGTCGTGCGGATCGGGCGGCTGCTGCGGGCGTCAGGCCAGAGCCGCCCGAAAAAAGAAGAAACTGAGCAAGTCGGACATCATGCTGGTACAGAGCACCAACACGGCCAACGTGAGCGTGGCGAGCGCCGCGCAGGTACCCGTGGAGGAATCGGGAAGCTTCGGCTCCCTGCATCAGAGCCAGAATTACTGTTACCAGGTCTGTCTGACTCCAGAATCGGCCAAAACGGACTTGATGTTCCTCAAGGCCTGCAGCCCGTCGCGCAGCAACGACACCGACCACAACCCGTGCGGAGCCATAGTGACCGGCTATACTGACCAACAGCAGCCGGACATCATATCAAACGGCAGCCTGCTCTCCAGTGAA ACAAAACACCAGAGAGCAGAGCTAAGTTATTTGGTTGACCGACCAAGGCGTGTTAACAG CTCTGCGTTTCAGGAGGCGGATATTGTGAGCTCAAAAGACAGCGGTCACGGAGACAGCGAGCAGGGAGACAGTGACCATGATGCCATGCATCGCGGACATTCCACTG GAGCAGACCTGTTCTCCAACTGCACAGAAGAGTGCAAGGCCCTCGGCCACTCAGATCGCTGCTGGATGCCAAGTTTTATGCCCACCGAGGCGCGACAGGGCGCAGATTACCGCAGCAACCTGCACGTGCCGGGCATGGACTCCGTGCCCGACTCTGAG cgCGGAAAAGGATTTGCTAGCTCTTTCCGTGTGGACATACCAGAGACGGCGTGA